One region of Quercus lobata isolate SW786 chromosome 2, ValleyOak3.0 Primary Assembly, whole genome shotgun sequence genomic DNA includes:
- the LOC115975262 gene encoding glutaredoxin domain-containing cysteine-rich protein CG31559: MGCTTSKPNQIKATVDVYRPAPTSFAVFDINAIQEPWLMIDHKPQELQEKEDKPSHVPVPILEKLHTLEKSDSPLSWDEVSKSVLSDLKPKPEPNTKPVFTSAKAEPAPPNKNAPRKSMSFHTVEELDAKAKKKLTTPNNKPVELRKTESMRAESTRTEWTQTESVSLRSVKENIFVVRDRMEREREGKVASFNKWDPLSEFPEKCPKNGGADSVVLYTTSLRGVRRTYEECNRARTIFETHRVVFDERDVSLHSEFRTELKELLGESDSVSVPRVFVKGRYIGGVEELVELNESGRLGKILSYARVERGVGRQACEGCGGMRFVPCLECSGSCKVLKNGDKERCEKCNENGLVQCPACN; encoded by the coding sequence ATGGGTTGCACCACTTCCAAGCCCAATCAAATCAAGGCAACCGTCGATGTGTACCGACCAGCTCCCACGAGCTTTGCAGTCTTCGACATCAACGCCATCCAAGAGCCCTGGCTCATGATCGACCATAAGCCTCAGGAGctccaagaaaaagaagataagcCCTCGCACGTGCCAGTCCCTATTCTCGAAAAGCTTCACACGCTCGAAAAATCCGACTCCCCTCTCTCCTGGGACGAAGTCAGCAAATCCGTATTGTCGGACCTCAAGCCCAAACCCGAGCCCAACACTAAACCCGTTTTCACGTCAGCAAAAGCTGAACCGGCTCCACCCAATAAGAACGCGCCACGTAAGAGCATGTCTTTTCACACGGTGGAAGAACTCGACGCCAAGGCGAAGAAGAAGCTAACAACTCCTAATAATAAACCGGTCGAGTTGAGAAAGACCGAGTCGATGCGGGCTGAGTCGACCCGGACGGAGTGGACTCAGACCGAGTCGGTGAGTTTGAGGTCTGTGAAGGAGAATATATTCGTGGTGAGGGATAggatggagagagaaagagaagggaaaGTGGCGAGTTTCAATAAGTGGGACCCACTGAGCGAGTTCCCAGAGAAGTGTCCCAAAAACGGTGGGGCCGACTCGGTGGTTCTCTACACGACGTCGTTGCGAGGAGTTCGTCGCACGTACGAGGAGTGTAACCGTGCGAGGACGATTTTCGAAACTCACCGAGTCGTGTTTGACGAGCGAGACGTGTCGTTACACTCCGAGTTTAGGACCGAGTTGAAGGAGTTGCTGGGCGAGTCTGACTCGGTGAGTGTGCCGAGGGTGTTTGTGAAGGGAAGGTATATTGGGGGAGTGGAGGAATTGGTTGAGTTAAACGAGTCGGGTCGACTCGGGAAGATACTGAGTTACGCACGTGTGGAGAGAGGGGTGGGGAGGCAAGCGTGTGAGGGGTGTGGGGGTATGAGGTTTGTGCCGTGTTTGGAGTGTAGTGGGAGTTGTAAGGTTTTGAAGAATGGGGATAAGGAGAGGTGTGAGAAATGTAATGAGAATGGGTTAGTGCAATGTCCAGCTTGTAATTAG
- the LOC115975263 gene encoding RNA polymerase II transcriptional coactivator KELP, whose protein sequence is MEPEIQERIEKTVRKILEESDMEKMTEHKIRKQASDELDLDLSDPPYKAFVRQVVQSFLEQQQEEEQEEEEEQEEQGGRRKEYDDDGDLIICRLSSKRRVTIQDFRGKTLVSIREYYSKEGKELPTSKGISLTEEQWSTFKKNVPAIEKAIKKMESQM, encoded by the exons ATGGAACCGGAAATCCAGGAGAGAATCGAAAAGACGGTGCGGAAGATTCTAGAAGAATCGGACATGGAAAAGATGACTGAGCACAAGATCCGAAAACAAGCCTCCGACGAACTCGACCTCGACCTCTCCGACCCGCCGTACAAGGCCTTTGTACGACAGGTCGTCCAGTCCTTCCTCgaacaacaacaagaagaggaacaagaagaggaagaggaacaAGAAGAACAAGGTGGTCGTCGTAAGGAGTACGATGATGACGGCGATCTCATCATTTGCAGG CTTTCGAGTAAGCGAAGGGTGACGATTCAAGATTTCAGAGGGAAAACTTTGGTGTCAATAAGGGAATACTATAGCAAAGAAGGGAAAGAGCTTCCTACTTCTAAAG GAATAAGCTTGACAGAGGAGCAGTGGTCAACCTTCAAGAAGAATGTTCCTGCCATAGAGAAAGCCATTAAAAAGATGGAGTCACAGATGTGA